A segment of the Nostoc sp. TCL26-01 genome:
TCTGGCATAAATGAGAAGGATACTTCTAATTTCTTTACTAATATTAACTCTATTTACGTTTCTTAATATTAGTATACGCTCTCTCTTTAGAAATATTTAATGATTTTCTGTAGTCATGAATACAAACTTATATGGGGAATAGGGGATAGGGGATAGGGAGGAGGGGAGCAGAGGAGCAGAGGAGCAGAGGGGAATAATTAATGAATATTCATGACTCAGCACTCCCGCACACCCCGACACCCCGACACCCCCACACCCCCATCCTCTTTTGATTAGAATGTAGACAACTCAGAACATCTGGGTAGATTTTTAGAACTTAAATTGATAAATTACATTTGCAATTACTTCGCTAATGGTTCAGCAGCCGATGTCGCCTAATCAAGACTCCAATCAGCCAGAACAACCTGTAAAAATGTATTTACCGCGTACCAGCGAATCAGAAACATTAAAAAAGATTCGTCACACCGCCTCTCATGTGATGGCCATGGCAGTACAAAAGCTGTTTCCCAAGGCACAAGTGACAATTGGCCCTTGGATTGAAAATGGATTTTATTATGACTTTGATAATCCAGAGCCATTTAGTGATAAGGATCTCAAAGCCATCCAGAAAGAGATGGTGAAGATTATTAACCGCAAATTGCCTGTAGTTCGAGAAGAAGTGAGTCGGGAAGAAGCGGAACGCCGCATCCAAGAAATCAAGGAACCTTATAAATTAGAAATCCTGGCGGACATTAAACAGGAACCAATCACCATCTATCATTTGGGGAACGAGTGGTGGGATTTGTGCGCGGGGCCTCATGTAGAAAATACCAGTGAAATCAACCCAAAAGCTATTGACTTAGAAAGTGTGGCGGGTGCTTATTGGCGTGGAGATGAAACTAAAGCGCAACTGCAACGGATTTATGCTACTGCTTGGGAAACTCCCGAACAACTAGCTGAGTATAAACGGCGGAAAGAGGAAGCACTCAGACGTGATCACCGGAAACTTGGTAAAGAATTAGGATTATTTATCTTTGCCGAGCAAGTGGGGCCTGGTTTACCTTTGTGGACTCCTAAAGGGACTTTGTTGCGGAGTATTTTAGAAGACTTTCTCAAACAAGAACAAATTAAACGTGGCTATCAGCAGGTTGTCACACCGCACATTGGCAGAGTGGATTTATTTAAAACCTCTGGACACTGGCAGAAATATAAAGATGATTTGTTTCCGATGATGGCAGAGGATGAAGTAGCCGCAGCACAAGAACAAGGATTTGTTCTTAAAGCGATGAATTGTCCCTTCCACATCCAAATATATAAGAGTGAGTTACGTTCTTACCGGGAACTACCAATGCGTTTGGCAGAGTTTGGCACTGTTTACCGTTACGAACAATCAGGAGAATTAGGCGGTTTAACGAGAGTGCGTGGTTTTACTCAAGATGATGCGCATATTTTTGTCACTCCAGAACAGTTGGATAGTGAATTTCTCAAAGTTGTGGATTTGATCTTGTCAGTGATTAAGACTCTACAATTGGGGAGTTTTAAAGCACGGCTGAGTTTCCGAGATCCAGCTAGCGATAAATACATTGGTTCGGATGAAGCTTGGAACCAAGCGGAAAATGCCATCCGTCGAGCTGTAGAAACCTTAGGAATGGAACATTTTGAAGGTATTGGGGAAGCTGCATTTTATGGGCCGAAACTCGATTTTATCGTTAGCGATGCTCTAGAGCGAGAATGGCAGTTGGGAACTGTACAAGTAGATTACAACTTGCCAGAACGCTTTGATTTAGAATATGTGGCTGAAGATGGTTCCCGTAAACGTCCAGTGATGATTCACCGTGCGCCTTTTGGTTCTTTGGAACGGTTGATTGGGATTTTAATCGAAGAGTATGCAGGTGATTTCCCCTTGTGGTTAGCGCCAGTGCAAATCAGGTTGTTGCCTGTGGGTGAACTGCAACTAGATTTTACTAAAGAAGTGGCAACAAAGATGCAAGCTTTAGGGATTCGTGCTGAAGTTGATGTCAGTGGCGATCGCTTAGGTAAACTCATCCGCAACGCCGAAAAGGATAAAATACCTGTAATGGCAGTTGTCGGAGCGAAGGAAGTCGAAACTAATTCCTTGAGTGTCCGTACCCGTGCATCTGGGGAATTAGGCGCTATATCTGTAGATGAAGTGGTGGATAAATTAAAGGGAGCGATCGCTAACTATAGCAACTTCTAGTCAAAAATCGGCTGGATATTTCCCAGCCGAGAAAACCAAATTAACTAGACTACACATCATATCTAGTTGAGGTTTCATCCTCCTGGATATCATCTGCTAAATCTAGAGCAAATCTCAAAGCTTGTTTGATTTTGAGGATTGTTTCCTCGGAAAGTTCCCCAAGTTTACGCTCCAGTCTCATAGATGGGATGGAACCTATACCTTGCACATTCGCAACAGAGCCTTGCCGCAAAAATGCTAAGGTGGGTAGCTCAATCTCGTATGCGCTTCCTCGATTTTGTGTCGTTACAGGTATATAGAGAACCAAAGCTCTTGGTGGATTTGGATCATAGCGAGACACAATGATGACAGGGCGTGTTTTGGCTGCAAGCCCCAAATCTGCCAACCAAACTTCACCAAGTTTCGGATTCATCAATTAGATCCAATACTTCTTGCTCAACTACTCTAGAACGAAGGATATCTAGAGCATCTTGATCTGCTAATTCAATAATCTGTACAAGGCTCTCTCTCACTTGTTTAACTATGTCAGGCTGCCATTGGCGAAGTTTAGTGTCGAGTTCTTGAATTAGAGTATCCATTTCAAGTTTCTACAAAACAATACTATTTTTGTTCTATATTCTATCGTAAGGTATACAGCGATAA
Coding sequences within it:
- the thrS gene encoding threonine--tRNA ligase, whose amino-acid sequence is MVQQPMSPNQDSNQPEQPVKMYLPRTSESETLKKIRHTASHVMAMAVQKLFPKAQVTIGPWIENGFYYDFDNPEPFSDKDLKAIQKEMVKIINRKLPVVREEVSREEAERRIQEIKEPYKLEILADIKQEPITIYHLGNEWWDLCAGPHVENTSEINPKAIDLESVAGAYWRGDETKAQLQRIYATAWETPEQLAEYKRRKEEALRRDHRKLGKELGLFIFAEQVGPGLPLWTPKGTLLRSILEDFLKQEQIKRGYQQVVTPHIGRVDLFKTSGHWQKYKDDLFPMMAEDEVAAAQEQGFVLKAMNCPFHIQIYKSELRSYRELPMRLAEFGTVYRYEQSGELGGLTRVRGFTQDDAHIFVTPEQLDSEFLKVVDLILSVIKTLQLGSFKARLSFRDPASDKYIGSDEAWNQAENAIRRAVETLGMEHFEGIGEAAFYGPKLDFIVSDALEREWQLGTVQVDYNLPERFDLEYVAEDGSRKRPVMIHRAPFGSLERLIGILIEEYAGDFPLWLAPVQIRLLPVGELQLDFTKEVATKMQALGIRAEVDVSGDRLGKLIRNAEKDKIPVMAVVGAKEVETNSLSVRTRASGELGAISVDEVVDKLKGAIANYSNF
- a CDS encoding type II toxin-antitoxin system PemK/MazF family toxin encodes the protein MNPKLGEVWLADLGLAAKTRPVIIVSRYDPNPPRALVLYIPVTTQNRGSAYEIELPTLAFLRQGSVANVQGIGSIPSMRLERKLGELSEETILKIKQALRFALDLADDIQEDETSTRYDV